In one window of Alphaproteobacteria bacterium DNA:
- a CDS encoding glutamate decarboxylase, with amino-acid sequence MALHDKASIRHKIEDQIYASVDLSVSVPKYQFPENEQEPRHAYSVVHDELMLDGNSRQNLATFCQTWEEPELHQLMDECINKNIVDKDEYPQTAEIEARCVHMLGDLWHSPSGANSVGCSTVGSSEAAMLGGMAMKRRWEASRKAAGKPIDKPNLITGPVQVCWHKFTRYWDIEHREIPMEDGRLLMTPEEVLARCDENTIGVVPTLGVTFNGVYEPVEAVAAALDGLQKETGLDIPIHVDGASGAFLAPFCAPDLVWDFRLPRVKSINASGHKFGLAPLGVGWVAWREEADLPEDMIFWVNYLGGNMRDIAINFSRPGGSVVCQYYNFLRLGREGYRKIHSACYDTAQFLAGEIARLGPFEIIYDGDMNKGIPALCWKMKDGVDPGFSLYDLADRLSTRGWQVPAYTLPANCEDQAIQRILVRHGVSRDLATLLLKDIQASLDYFSDHPVHTPLTHEEASGFHH; translated from the coding sequence ATGGCACTGCATGACAAGGCCTCGATCCGGCACAAGATCGAAGATCAGATCTATGCGTCCGTAGATCTTTCGGTGAGCGTGCCAAAGTATCAGTTTCCCGAGAATGAGCAGGAACCCCGGCACGCCTATTCCGTTGTGCATGACGAGTTGATGCTCGACGGGAACTCGCGCCAGAACCTCGCCACCTTCTGCCAGACCTGGGAAGAGCCCGAACTTCACCAGTTGATGGACGAGTGCATCAACAAGAACATTGTCGACAAGGACGAATATCCGCAGACGGCCGAGATCGAAGCGCGCTGTGTCCACATGCTCGGCGATCTCTGGCATTCGCCGTCCGGGGCCAATTCTGTCGGCTGCTCGACCGTGGGGTCGAGCGAAGCCGCAATGCTGGGCGGCATGGCGATGAAACGGCGGTGGGAGGCAAGCCGGAAGGCCGCCGGCAAGCCCATCGACAAACCGAATCTGATCACCGGGCCCGTTCAGGTCTGTTGGCACAAGTTCACCCGCTACTGGGATATCGAACATCGCGAGATTCCGATGGAAGACGGGCGGTTGCTGATGACCCCCGAAGAGGTCCTCGCGCGCTGCGACGAGAACACGATCGGCGTCGTCCCGACCCTCGGCGTTACGTTCAACGGCGTGTATGAACCCGTCGAGGCCGTCGCGGCTGCTCTGGACGGCCTGCAGAAGGAAACCGGCCTGGACATCCCGATCCATGTCGATGGCGCCAGCGGTGCGTTCCTCGCGCCCTTTTGCGCACCGGACCTTGTCTGGGACTTTCGTCTCCCGCGCGTCAAATCCATCAACGCGTCGGGGCATAAGTTCGGCCTTGCCCCCCTGGGTGTGGGCTGGGTCGCATGGCGTGAAGAGGCCGACTTGCCGGAAGACATGATCTTCTGGGTGAACTACCTCGGCGGCAACATGCGCGATATCGCCATCAACTTCTCGCGTCCCGGCGGATCCGTTGTCTGCCAGTATTACAATTTCCTGCGCCTGGGCCGCGAGGGATACCGGAAAATTCATTCCGCCTGCTACGATACCGCCCAGTTTCTCGCTGGCGAAATCGCCAGACTCGGGCCGTTCGAAATCATATATGACGGGGACATGAACAAGGGCATCCCGGCGCTATGCTGGAAGATGAAAGACGGCGTCGATCCGGGTTTCAGCCTTTACGACCTCGCCGACCGTCTCAGCACCCGCGGCTGGCAGGTACCCGCCTACACCCTGCCGGCAAACTGCGAGGACCAGGCAATTCAGCGAATTCTTGTGCGTCATGGTGTGAGCCGTGATCTGGCTACACTGCTGCTCAAGGATATCCAGGCATCACTCGACTATTTTTCGGACCATCCGGTCCACACCCCGTTGACCCACGAAGAAGCCTCGGGATTCCATCACTGA
- a CDS encoding alpha-hydroxy acid oxidase — MAKRRLTKALFDFCDKGSEDQIAMRDNRAALDRIKIMPRAPRDVSGRDPGITLLGKKQDLPLLIGPTGPAGFVWYRGETALARAAAKYNIPFTLASTSNTPMEQVIENGGGTQWFQLYVWRNPEAAFVTVQRALDAGFEALVVTVDSPVYNNREIDVRNGLVFPPRITMKTTIDSLRHPRWLVGTAGRYFLNEGRLPAFSNIHIPKEDKAEATGYVSASSGSFLNRNDTMGWDYVRRLRDAWPHKLLIKGVLHPDDAVDAVEIGADGIFVSNHAGNTNDTAITPWDALPAVAEAVGGRTTIIADSGIRRGSDVLKGLALGADAIAIGRATLYGAGAAGEAGASRALDILDAEIRRTMAVMGVTDIASVSRDHICLPGQLPVSGHG, encoded by the coding sequence ATGGCGAAACGCCGTCTCACCAAGGCGCTATTCGACTTCTGCGATAAAGGCAGCGAAGACCAGATCGCCATGCGCGACAACCGCGCGGCACTCGACCGGATCAAGATCATGCCGCGTGCGCCGCGTGATGTGTCCGGGCGCGACCCGGGCATCACCCTGTTGGGCAAGAAGCAGGACCTGCCGCTCCTGATCGGCCCAACCGGACCGGCGGGCTTCGTCTGGTATCGCGGCGAGACTGCGCTCGCGCGGGCGGCGGCCAAGTATAACATCCCGTTCACGCTGGCCAGCACGTCCAACACGCCCATGGAGCAGGTGATCGAGAACGGCGGCGGCACCCAATGGTTCCAGCTCTATGTCTGGCGCAACCCCGAGGCCGCCTTCGTAACGGTCCAGCGTGCGCTCGACGCCGGCTTCGAGGCACTCGTTGTGACCGTTGACTCGCCCGTCTACAACAACCGTGAGATTGACGTGCGCAACGGGCTGGTGTTTCCGCCGCGCATCACCATGAAAACCACGATCGACAGTTTGCGTCACCCCCGTTGGTTGGTCGGCACGGCGGGCCGCTATTTTCTGAATGAAGGCCGTCTGCCCGCCTTCTCCAACATCCACATCCCCAAGGAAGACAAGGCCGAGGCGACCGGCTATGTGTCGGCGAGTTCCGGCTCCTTCCTGAATCGCAACGACACAATGGGCTGGGACTATGTACGCCGGTTGCGGGATGCCTGGCCCCACAAGCTCCTGATCAAGGGCGTCCTGCACCCGGACGATGCCGTCGACGCGGTCGAAATCGGCGCCGACGGTATCTTTGTCTCGAACCACGCCGGCAATACAAACGACACCGCCATCACGCCCTGGGATGCCCTTCCGGCCGTCGCCGAGGCGGTTGGCGGCCGCACGACCATCATCGCGGACAGCGGCATACGGCGCGGTAGCGACGTCTTGAAGGGACTCGCACTCGGCGCCGACGCGATCGCGATCGGCCGGGCCACGCTCTACGGTGCGGGTGCCGCAGGGGAAGCCGGTGCAAGCCGTGCGCTGGATATCCTCGACGCGGAGATTCGCCGCACCATGGCGGTGATGGGCGTGACGGACATCGCGTCGGTTTCACGCGACCATATCTGCCTGCCGGGGCAGCTTCCGGTCTCCGGCCACGGGTAG
- a CDS encoding cupin domain-containing protein: MSKESEGIVVMSQDEMRSRIALFAEQTGNDQLMVTQGIPGFKRDIYSIVGRGVSEDAGTQPGIVDSKGFNVAYVGAEPDNGSAMHTHEEIEVFIPISGQWAVYWNEGDDMEEVVLGPMDCISVPGRVMRSFRNVGDTYGYLLVIIEGTDNVAVTRPQDVIDQAAASGFTLDADGKMINAAE; this comes from the coding sequence ATGAGCAAAGAATCAGAAGGTATCGTTGTCATGTCGCAGGACGAGATGCGCTCCCGCATCGCGTTATTTGCCGAGCAAACGGGCAACGACCAGTTGATGGTTACGCAGGGAATCCCCGGATTTAAGCGGGACATTTATTCGATCGTCGGTCGCGGGGTATCGGAAGACGCCGGAACCCAGCCGGGAATCGTGGACTCCAAAGGGTTCAATGTCGCCTATGTTGGCGCCGAGCCCGATAACGGATCGGCGATGCACACCCATGAGGAAATCGAAGTCTTCATTCCGATATCAGGTCAGTGGGCGGTCTACTGGAATGAGGGCGATGACATGGAAGAAGTGGTGCTGGGGCCGATGGATTGCATCTCGGTACCGGGCCGTGTCATGCGCAGCTTCAGGAATGTCGGCGACACTTATGGTTACCTGCTTGTGATCATCGAAGGCACCGACAATGTCGCGGTGACCCGGCCGCAGGATGTCATCGACCAGGCCGCAGCGTCGGGATTCACGCTCGATGCGGATGGCAAGATGATCAACGCCGCCGAGTAG
- a CDS encoding GMC family oxidoreductase N-terminal domain-containing protein, with amino-acid sequence MTNVFDYIIVGAGSAGCVLANRLSARSANKVLLLEAGPDTVPGAEPADIIDTFPGSYYNRDYAWPDLRGYERDKSSAPEVPFRQGRIMGGSGSLMAMVALRGTPDDYDEWESLGAAGWNWQDVLPFFRKLETDVDFQDDRHGTEGPVPIRRWPEEEWPPLLKALAAHSHDRQIAAVADFNGDFRDGFGPLPLSKFEDKRGSSAICYLDPTVRARPNLTILANAMVRDLVFDGKRVTGVDAEIDGDIQRMSGREIIVSAGTLQSPVILLRAGIGPAADIAAAGVSVVADRPGVGRNLHNHQILMMLAYLKNEAVPPPRKRQHTIAGRRFSSGVADCPSGDMYMYFVGRTSWNTLGRRVSALNPALFKPFSRGSVSLNKANPAGPADIEFDFDSDVRDSLRLEQAVLTVAEMLLAPGVSQLWQEAAAVGNSRQLRALNDVSWRSSLKSRAISTVFDLVPAAVRPAVRSLSNSGVGIAQLIHDQAAVREFARTCVGGMAHHVGTCRMGSSDDSLAVTDRAGLVHDVAGLRVVDASLMPAIPRANTNIPTIMVAEKISAAILEGT; translated from the coding sequence ATGACCAATGTGTTCGACTACATCATTGTTGGAGCGGGCTCTGCCGGTTGTGTCCTCGCCAACCGCCTGTCGGCGCGTTCCGCGAACAAGGTTTTGCTGCTCGAAGCCGGTCCCGACACGGTGCCGGGTGCCGAACCCGCCGATATCATCGATACGTTTCCTGGCTCCTACTACAACCGCGACTATGCATGGCCCGATCTTCGCGGCTATGAGCGCGACAAATCCAGTGCGCCGGAAGTACCATTTCGTCAGGGTCGAATAATGGGCGGCAGCGGTTCCCTGATGGCGATGGTGGCTCTACGCGGAACCCCGGATGACTATGACGAATGGGAATCGCTCGGGGCCGCGGGCTGGAACTGGCAGGATGTGCTCCCCTTCTTTCGCAAGCTCGAAACCGATGTCGATTTCCAGGATGACCGGCACGGCACGGAGGGGCCGGTGCCGATTCGACGTTGGCCCGAAGAGGAATGGCCGCCGTTGCTGAAGGCGCTTGCCGCGCACAGCCATGATCGGCAGATCGCCGCCGTCGCAGACTTCAACGGCGATTTTCGGGATGGGTTCGGACCGCTGCCCTTGAGCAAATTCGAGGACAAACGGGGATCGAGCGCAATTTGCTATCTCGATCCGACTGTCCGTGCGCGGCCCAATCTGACCATCCTCGCGAACGCGATGGTCCGGGATCTCGTATTCGATGGCAAGCGCGTGACCGGTGTCGATGCCGAGATCGATGGTGACATCCAGCGTATGTCGGGGCGCGAGATCATCGTATCTGCCGGGACGCTGCAATCACCGGTGATCCTGTTGCGCGCCGGTATCGGCCCCGCGGCGGATATCGCGGCGGCCGGCGTTTCGGTTGTCGCGGACCGCCCGGGAGTAGGCCGAAATCTACACAACCACCAGATCTTGATGATGCTGGCCTATCTCAAGAATGAAGCGGTGCCACCGCCCCGGAAGCGTCAGCACACGATCGCGGGACGGCGTTTCTCGTCGGGTGTGGCGGACTGTCCTTCGGGCGATATGTATATGTATTTCGTCGGCCGAACGAGTTGGAACACACTCGGGCGCCGGGTCAGCGCATTAAACCCGGCCCTCTTCAAGCCGTTTTCGCGCGGGAGCGTGTCTCTGAACAAGGCCAACCCGGCCGGTCCGGCGGACATAGAGTTCGATTTCGATTCCGATGTGCGCGACAGTCTGCGCCTGGAACAGGCCGTTCTCACAGTGGCGGAAATGCTGTTGGCGCCCGGGGTTTCCCAACTGTGGCAAGAGGCAGCGGCGGTCGGAAATTCGCGCCAATTACGTGCACTCAATGATGTCAGTTGGCGCAGCAGCCTGAAGTCCCGTGCGATTTCGACCGTGTTTGACCTTGTGCCGGCGGCCGTCCGGCCGGCGGTGCGGAGTTTGTCAAATTCCGGTGTGGGCATCGCCCAGCTGATTCACGATCAGGCAGCGGTACGGGAGTTTGCGCGCACCTGCGTCGGCGGCATGGCGCATCATGTGGGCACCTGCCGGATGGGATCATCGGATGACTCTCTCGCCGTCACCGATCGTGCCGGTCTGGTCCACGATGTTGCCGGATTGCGGGTGGTGGATGCCTCGCTGATGCCCGCGATCCCGCGCGCAAACACCAATATTCCGACCATCATGGTCGCAGAGAAGATATCCGCAGCCATTCTGGAAGGGACCTGA
- a CDS encoding APC family permease yields MRNPKNEVSFWSAVAMGIGAMVGAGIFALLGQAGAIAASAVYISFMIAGGIALLSGYSMGRLGARYPAAGGIVEYLVQGFGSGRFSGAMSLMLYIAALVSISLVARTFGSYAFALLPSGMSHYLVEVFSGAVVVLFMVINLAGARSMTRIENIIVVAKLSVLVIFAVVGMTFISPERLAPSAYPPVTNILSTVAITFFAYEGFRYITNAAEDMRDPVRTLPRAIITSIILVMVVYVGIAVVVFGNLPPEKVIAAKDFALAEAARPVFGQIGFTVISITALFATASAINAGLYAIANVSYQLAKEGELPAVFARRVANNREGLVISALIIAALAIFLDLSAIAIIGALSMLMIHTTVHIGHLRILDETGASKTLVLLAIASNGLAIALGAYHLATTSPYLLLGVAGILLISFVSEAVLHRVSGRSVKATSKDQ; encoded by the coding sequence GTGAGAAACCCCAAGAACGAAGTATCCTTCTGGTCGGCCGTGGCCATGGGCATTGGCGCCATGGTCGGGGCGGGCATCTTCGCGCTGCTGGGCCAGGCTGGCGCCATTGCGGCGAGTGCGGTCTACATCTCGTTTATGATCGCGGGCGGGATCGCGCTGCTCAGCGGCTATTCCATGGGGCGTCTCGGTGCGCGCTACCCGGCGGCGGGCGGCATTGTTGAGTACCTCGTTCAGGGATTCGGGTCCGGGCGATTCTCGGGTGCCATGAGCCTGATGCTGTATATCGCCGCGCTCGTGTCCATATCGCTCGTCGCGCGGACATTCGGATCCTACGCGTTCGCACTTCTCCCGAGCGGCATGTCGCACTATCTCGTGGAAGTTTTCTCCGGCGCAGTCGTCGTGCTGTTCATGGTGATCAACCTCGCCGGTGCGCGTTCGATGACCCGTATTGAAAACATCATCGTGGTCGCCAAGCTATCGGTGCTGGTCATATTCGCCGTCGTTGGGATGACTTTCATCTCGCCGGAAAGGCTGGCACCGTCTGCATATCCGCCGGTTACGAACATCCTGTCGACCGTCGCCATTACCTTCTTCGCCTATGAGGGCTTCCGCTATATCACCAACGCGGCGGAGGATATGCGCGACCCGGTTCGCACATTGCCGCGTGCGATCATCACCTCGATCATCCTCGTCATGGTCGTGTATGTCGGCATTGCCGTCGTCGTCTTTGGCAATCTCCCGCCGGAAAAAGTCATCGCCGCCAAGGATTTCGCCCTGGCCGAGGCCGCGCGGCCGGTATTTGGACAGATCGGGTTCACCGTGATTTCGATCACCGCCCTGTTCGCCACGGCTTCGGCGATCAATGCGGGTCTCTACGCGATCGCGAATGTATCCTACCAGCTTGCAAAGGAAGGTGAGCTGCCGGCCGTCTTTGCCCGGCGCGTGGCCAACAACCGCGAGGGACTTGTCATCAGCGCCCTGATCATTGCGGCGCTGGCTATTTTTCTCGATTTGTCGGCAATCGCGATCATCGGCGCATTGTCGATGCTGATGATTCACACGACCGTCCATATCGGCCATCTGCGCATTCTTGACGAAACCGGCGCATCGAAAACGCTGGTGCTGCTCGCCATCGCATCAAACGGGCTGGCGATCGCGCTGGGTGCTTATCACCTGGCAACGACGTCGCCCTATCTTTTGCTGGGAGTCGCCGGAATTCTGCTGATTTCCTTCGTCAGCGAAGCCGTCCTGCATCGGGTCTCCGGGCGCAGCGTGAAGGCGACATCAAAGGATCAGTGA